In Panicum virgatum strain AP13 chromosome 4N, P.virgatum_v5, whole genome shotgun sequence, a single window of DNA contains:
- the LOC120669866 gene encoding short-chain dehydrogenase TIC 32 B, chloroplastic-like translates to MLTSLRYLAGTAGPSGFGSRATAEEATAGCGDLRHVTAIITGATSGIGAETARVLAKRGARLVLPARSLKAAEDARARLRAECPGADVVVLPLDLSSLASVRRFVARFLALGLPLNLLVNNAGKYADRFAVSEDGVEMTFATNYLGHFLLTRLLLEKMAETARATGVEGRIVNVSSTIHSWFAGDDAIGYLDRVTCRKIPYDPTKAYALSKLANVLHTRALAERLREMNANVTANCVHPGIVRTRLIRDRDGLVTDTVFFLASKLLKTIPQAAATTCYVAVHPAVAGVSGKYFADCNEASPSRLGASSEEAAKLWSFSANITAEKVQKMGVHVSAGGFRLQVQSSNADRGMALA, encoded by the exons ATGCTGACCTCGCTGAGGTACCTGGCGGGCACGGCGGGCCCGAGCGGCTTCGGCTCGCGcgccacggccgaggaggccaccGCGGGGTGCGGCGACCTCCGCCACGTGACGGCCATCATCACCGGCGCGACGTCGGGGATCGGGGCGGAGACGGCGCGCGTGCTGGCCAagcgcggcgcgcggctggTGCTGCCGGCGCGGAGCCtcaaggccgccgaggacgcCCGCGCGCGGCTCCGCGCCGAGTGCCCCGGCGCCGACGTCGTCGTGCTGCCGCTGGACCTCAGCTCCCTCGCCTCCGTGCGCCGCTTCGTCGCGCGCTTCCTCGCGCTCGGCCTCCCGCTCAACCTCCTCGT CAACAACGCCGGCAAGTACGCCGACCGCTTCGCCGTGTCGGAGGACGGCGTCGAGATGACCTTCGCCACCAACTACTTAG GGCACTTCTTGCTGACGCGGCTGCTGCTGGAGAAGATGGCGGAGACGGCGCGGGCGACCGGCGTCGAGGGCCGCATCGTCAACGTCTCATCCACCATCCACAGCTggttcgccggcgacgacgccatcggctacctcgaccgCGTCACCTGTAGGAAGAT ACCGTACGATCCGACCAAGGCGTACGCGCTGTCCAAGCTCGCCAACGTCCTGCACACCAGAGCGCTCGCCGAACGGCTGAGGGAGATGAACGCCAACGTGACAGCCAACTGCGTCCACCCCGGCATCGTCAGGACCCGGCTCATCCGCGACCGCGACGGCCTCGTCACCG ATACAGTGTTCTTCCTGGCGTCGAAGCTCCTCAAGACGATCCCTCAG GCGGCCGCGACGACGTGCTACGTGGCGGTGCACCCGGCGGTGGCCGGAGTGTCCGGGAAGTACTTCGCCGACTGCAACGAGGCGTCGCCGTCGAGGCTGGGCGCCAGCAGCGAAGAGGCCGCCAAGCTGTGGAGCTTCTCTGCGAACATAACGGCTGAGAAGGTTCAGAAGATGGGTGTCCATGTCAGCGCCGGCGGCTTCCGGCTCCAGGTCCAGAGCTCCAATGCAGACCGCGGCATGGCCCTCGCGTAG
- the LOC120669865 gene encoding BTB/POZ domain-containing protein At3g05675-like, producing the protein MDPVKLVEGYKFDDHTTSDVRVCFKLIDELPEWFSCHSSVLSRNSKYFADWLGQNDVRSSNCIEIECPRVEYDHYVKMLKLMYLPRESVIDSFDSVKSAVGVLRASNSLGCELVTKSCIEYIEAASWDEKEEEEILEVARTLGSKAVSLLARLQAPSADTVKNVFISAIRFATCMESPFPPFLDDLKTSAQEQIDFMIHEDDDTALVTTDEDVKSVVQEGLRKLLGALRTALDLLCTEFDQSPDQAEQRILCSLADIDWIANLLAKIEMMHDFVSCWSEISDYVLSVVQDKKYISGLWAVKAKLIEVTGKALDAVGYGSVVLPSSSRVHILKTWLPYIQMTKRFLDENSKNETSLQMDSDLSQNIESAIVSIVLALPSDDQADILSEWMKQAEQFRYPDLTEAFEVWCYRSKTAKRRLVGGLNGGSNPTVSL; encoded by the coding sequence ATGGACCCTGTCAAACTGGTTGAGGGCTACAAGTTTGATGACCATACTACAAGTGATGTCCGTGTTTGCTTTAAATTGATTGATGAGCTGCCAGAATGGTTTTCCTGCCATTCATCTGTCCTTTCCCGAAATAGCAAGTATTTCGCAGACTGGCTTGGTCAAAATGATGTCCGTTCTAGTAATTGCATAGAAATTGAGTGCCCAAGAGTTGAGTATGACCATTATGTCAAGATGTTGAAGTTAATGTATCTTCCTAGAGAATCAGTTATAGATTCATTTGATTCTGTGAAGTCAGCTGTTGGTGTTCTTCGAGCATCAAATTCTCTCGGATGCGAGTTGGTCACCAAAAGTTGTATAGAATACATTGAAGCTGCTTCCTGGGatgaaaaggaggaggaggagatttTAGAAGTAGCTCGAACTCTTGGATCCAAAGCGGTTTCTTTGTTAGCCCGTCTTCAAGCCCCAAGTGCGGACACTGTTAAGAATGTCTTCATCTCTGCCATTCGTTTTGCTACATGCATGGAATCTCCATTCCCTCCTTTCTTGGACGACCTCAAAACTTCTGCCCAGGAGCAAATTGACTTTATGATCCATGAGGATGATGATACTGCTTTGGTTACTACAGATGAAGATGTGAAATCTGTGGTTCAGGAAGGCTTGAGAAAACTGTTAGGTGCACTTAGGACTGCCCTAGATCTGTTGTGCACTGAGTTTGATCAATCACCTGACCAAGCAGAGCAAAGGATTCTATGCAGCTTAGCTGACATTGACTGGATAGCTAATCTCTTGGCAAAGATTGAGATGATGCATGACTTTGTTTCTTGCTGGTCAGAAATCTCTGACTACGTTCTTTCAGTGGTTCAGGACAAGAAGTATATCTCAGGCTTGTGGGCTGTGAAGGCAAAGCTTATCGAAGTGACTGGAAAAGCCCTGGATGCTGTTGGCTATGGCTCAGTGGTTCTCCCATCATCATCCAGAGTTCATATCCTGAAGACATGGCTTCCTTATATTCAAATGACAAAGCGTTTTCTAGATGAAAATAGTAAGAATGAAACATCTCTGCAGATGGATTCAGACTTGAGTCAGAATATTGAGAGCGCAATAGTATCGATCGTGTTAGCATTGCCATCGGATGATCAGGCTGATATCCTGTCAGAGTGGATGAAGCAAGCAGAGCAGTTCAGGTATCCTGATCTCACTGAAGCATTTGAGGTGTGGTGTTATCGCAGTAAAACAGCAAAGAGAAGGCTGGTGGGCGGGCTAAATGGAGGTAGCAACCCCACAGTCAGCTTGTAA
- the LOC120669031 gene encoding pentatricopeptide repeat-containing protein At1g60770-like yields MATRVKDVARRSTKKYVEEALYRRLFRKGSTPQAVREEVDGFLDSRKRAFKWEVGVCVRRMRRNSLYRPALKLSEVMARRGMNPTVSDQAIRLDLVAKSRGIAAAEKYFLDLPETSKTHLTYGALLNCYCKDLMTEKAEALMEKMKELNFAFTAMSYNSLMTLYTKVNQPERVPSIIQDMKADDVLPDVFTYNVWMRALAAVKDIPGVERVIEEMKRDGRVAPDWTTYSNLASIYVDAGLFEKAEAALKELEKRNTCNDIEAYQFLITLYGRTQNLVEVHRVWRSLKRNCPRKANMSYLNMIQVLSNLKDLPAAEACFKEWEAQYIHPPKKNMKGAEASTTKPESLTNAPSNESNVNGTKGAEELELKHPKYDIRVANAMIRAYIAEGMLDKAEALKKRAKMRGGRLNAKTWEIFMDHYLKAGDLKMAHWCADRAMKKGHSSGRIWVPPHGVTETLMSYFEKNKDVDGAEQYVEALKKVQKDLGALVFELLVRTYAAAGKKFPGMRQRLKIENVEVGEDTARLLDSICVDQ; encoded by the exons atGGCGACGCGGGTGAAGGACGTGGCGCGACGGTCGACAAAGAAGTACGTGGAGGAGGCGCTGTACCGGCGGCTGTTCCGGAAGGGGTCGACGCCGCAGGCGGTGAGGGAGGAGGTGGACGGCTTCCTCGACAGCCGGAAGCGGGCGTTCAAGTGGGAAGTGGGCGTTTGCGTCCGCCGGATGCGGCGGAACTCGCTCTACCGCCCGGCGCTCAAG CTTTCTGAAGTTATGGCCAGAAGAGGCATGAATCCTACTGTCAGTGATCAAGCAATCCGCCTGGACCTCGTTGCCAAATCGAGAGGCATTGCTGCTGCTGAGAAGTACTTTTTGGACCTCCCAGAAACTTCCAAGACTCATCTCACATATGGCGCTCTTCTAAATTGTTACTGCAAAGACTTGATGACTGAGAAGGCTGAGGCACTTATGGAGAAAATGAAGGAGCTCAACTTTGCTTTTACTGCCATGTCGTATAACAGCTTAATGACACTGTACACCAAAGTCAACCAACCTGAGAGGGTCCCCAGTATCATTCAGGACATGAAGGCCGATGATGTATTACCAGATGTCTTTACTTATAATGTTTGGATGAGGGCGCTTGCAGCTGTCAAGGACATACCAGGGGTTGAAAGGGTGATTGAAGAGATGAAACGGGATGGCCGTGTTGCTCCTGATTGGACAACATACAGTAACCTGGCCTCCATATACGTTGATGCTGGACTGTTTGAGAAGGCAGAAGCTGCTCTTAAGGAGCTTGAGAAGCGGAACACTTGCAATGACATTGAAGCATACCAGTTCCTTATTACATTATATGGGAGGACACAAAATTTAGTGGAAGTTCATCGTGTTTGGCGGTCATTGAAGCGGAATTGTCCTAGAAAGGCAAACATGAGTTATCTTAATATGATTCAGGTTTTGTCCAATCTGAAGGATTTGCCTGCTGCTGAAGCCTGTTTCAAAGAGTGGGAAGCACAATACATCCATCCACCTAAGAAGAACATGAAGGGCGCAGAGGCATCCACTACAAAACCAGAATCTTTAACCAATGCGCCTAGTAATGAGTCTAATGTCAACGGAACAAAGGGAGCGGAGGAGCTCGAACTGAAGCATCCAAAATATGACATCCGCGTTGCAAATGCTATGATTAGAGCATATATCGCAGAGGGTATGCTTGACAAGGCTGAAGCTCTGAAGAAGCGTGCCAAGATGCGTGGCGGAAGACTGAACGCCAAGACATGGGAGATCTTCATGGATCATTACCTCAAGGCTGGGGATCTCAAGATGGCTCATTGGTGTGCAGACCGTGCAATGAAGAAGGGACACAGCAGCGGCAGGATCTGGGTGCCGCCACACGGTGTGACGGAGACCCTGATGAGCTACTTTGAGAAGAACAAAGATGTAGATGGAGCTGAGCAATATGTGGAAGCTCTGAAGAAGGTGCAGAAGGATCTGGGCGCGCTGGTCTTCGAGCTGCTGGTACGGACGTACGCAGCTGCTGGGAAGAAGTTCCCCGGGATGCGGCAGCGGCTCAAGATCGAGAACGTGGAAGTCGGGGAGGACACTGCCAGGCTGCTTGATTCCATCTGCGTCGACCAATAG
- the LOC120669032 gene encoding uncharacterized protein LOC120669032, translated as MSRKEAEPAAGDGSSASGADEGGSGSGGELADALARRRLYREVTLALRSGLRDAKADFSFLRARGLRSLLGFLRSTASAADDARLLLFRHSQSIPDLQVIPVLFQNSLHQPKEDPVVTLDHIFGTEPMRITSPSTDSEIALALRVLEGCCLLYSRCTALAHKYKAVKVLLNILASRGPTEQGVCLDALISVMLDSPSNQMDFEEYSGLDKVAELLKDVQVEKHIRLKCGELLLLLIGHVYVKENSPIHEHMKNLFGEQCASLIWAASRFGSTLDTEQRQTTLQIQAMRVVESLEPY; from the exons ATGAGTCGGAAGGAGGCGGAGCCGGCAGCAGGGGATGGGTCTTCTGCGTCGGGTGCGGATGAGGGAGGAAGTGGCAGTGGTGGGGAGCTGGCGGATGCGCTCGCGCGGCGGCGTTTGTACCGCGAGGTGACACTGGCGCTGCGCTCGGGGCTGCGTGATGCCAAGGCGGACTTCTCCTTCCTCCGCGCGCGTGGTCTCCGCAGCCTCCTCGGTTTTCTTCGCTCGACCGCATCCGCGGCCGACGACGCGCGGCTGCTCCTTTTCCGCCACTCCCAATCCATCCCCGATCTCCAAG TTATTCCTGTTCTCTTCCAGAATTCATTGCATCAACCAAAGGAAGATCCTGTTGTGACATTGGATCATATTTTTGGAACCGAACCAATGAGGATTACAAGCCCCTCAACAGATTCTGAAATTGCTCTTGCTCTTAGAGTCTTGGAAGGCTGTTGCCTTTTATATAGCCGATGCACAGCTCTAGCCCACAAATACAAGGCTGTGAAG GTGCTCTTGAATATATTAGCCAGCCGAGGTCCAACTGAGCAAGGAGTGTGCTTGGACGCACTGATATCAGTGATGTTGGACTCACCCTCAAATCAGATG GATTTTGAGGAATACAGTGGGCTCGACAAGGTTGCTGAACTTTTAAAGGATGTGCAAGTAGAAAAGCATATAAG ATTGAAATGCGGGGAGTTACTATTGTTGCTCATTGGTCATGTTTATGTGAAGGAAAACTCTCCCATACATGAACATATGAAAAATCTATTTGGTGAGCAGTGCGCATCACTCATATGGGCAGCTAGCCGGTTCGGCTCCACCCTTGACACAGAGCAAAGGCAGACGACTTTGCAAATACAAGCAATGAGAGTTGTCGAATCCTTGGAGCCCTACTAA